In the genome of Candida albicans SC5314 chromosome 6, complete sequence, the window aatatatatatttcaCCATTGGTTATGTATCGTCGTCAATAAAAAGTTGTTCTAATTTGAGcatatttgataatatattattggggtgagtgagtgagtgagtgagtaGATGGGGGGGAGGGAGGGTGTTGTGGTGGTACAAAGattatttcttttatttcCCCCCTCCATGTGAGAAgtttaaatttttgttggttaTTTCTGTTGATTATGTAATCAACATAGAGACAGagaagatattttttttttgggctttttctctttctatTCATGTGATGTTAAATGGCAACCAGACTAAATAgaagaatttaaaaaagGCTATATAGGTAGCAATGTTGCTTGGAATGGTAGAAGTTTGTCAATCTTAGATGCGTTTACTTAGCAATTTAGAAGAGTAAATATTGTTATGAGATATAAACCGTTAAAACTACTTTTTTTCGTCAAATTTTAATATGATTTTcagttgcaaaaaaattaaattgtaAGCAAAACGCTCAATGATAATCTTGCAATGTTATTAACTATACTCATATCATTGGTTGTTGCAATATACATAGATCTTAATCAACCAAATACTACTGAAATCTCATACTATACTACTACCAGTACAAATTTGGTAACTCCTATCGTGCTTACAactttattcaattataaCCCCAAAACAATCATATCAATCAATGACACAAACAGTACTATTGTTCCTTCAGATGAGATTCTTCTTAcaccaaataataaattatcaacaatcacTAATCTAAAATATTTGGAGCTCCAATATTTCAATCCAATTTGGCAAACTTCTATTATTCCATTAACTCCATGTATAACTCGCCAGTTTATACTGCCAAACCATAAACATATTGATTCTGCCCCCGTAGGAGTGATTCTTACTCATCGTACAGCTATTTATCTGAGACTTAGTTTGGGAACTGGATTTAGTTTAGGTGAAGGTATATTGGTCAATACAACCACATTAGGACTTAGTTTAGGTAGCAAAATCACATTCAAGTTGACCAAACAACGTATGATAGATACCACGGTAGGATGTTATCTGTATAAAGATGGACTTTCAGCAAGAGTATTTGGTTATATTCCAACTTTACAAGTTACACCAAGAGCTAGAAATATATTGTATAGtaggaagaaaaaaagagttgTCATAGATCATGCTTGGCAAGAGTTGAAACCTAAAAAGATAATGACAGATTCAAAAGTGCGGACTTTGTGTGATGTCGGGACTTCGGAAGAACTCCAATGTAATACAAAAACCGGTAAACACATTGATCAATATGGGAACTCTTTAATCTGGAACCATAgataagaaaagaaaacgCAAAATAATATACATTCCATAATAACGAcaatatatgtatatatttctatttgtgtgtgtgtgtggtGATTAAGCATAATTGGTGATGTCAAATTGAGTCACGTGCAGCATTcactattgttattttttcttgatcaaCTTTTCCCATAAtcagaaaaaaacaagaaaaacaaaatctcAGTTTCAATCCCACATTTATCAACTTACTCTATTCATATATTcagcaacagcaatatAAATGTCACGTAAATCAGGAAGAAGAGGATATAATTCGGATACTAGTACTGCAAGCAATCGAGGGAGTGGAAGTAGAGAACCAcgagaagaagaaattgttgatttggaagaagaagaagaagaggaagaggacttgattgaagaagaaggaggagaagacgaagaagatGAGATTACTCGTTGTATTTGTGGACAAGACGAATTAACTAACGATTCCATTAATCCTGAATTATCGacttttttgaaaagaacatacaaaatagaaatagatcaaggtttatttattcaatgtGAGAAATGTTCAGTTTGGCAACACGGATATTGTGTGGGATTATTTGAAAGTCATGATGTACCCGATGAATATTGGTGTGAATCATGTAAACCAGAATTCCACATCCTTGTCAATAATGATGGATATTCGAAAAGAACATTATATAAGCCGGTCAATGATAAAAGGAAGAAACTTGAACAAATGactttcaaaaacaatgaaACAAGCCATAGTACAAGGAGAAGAGGAGGTAAAAATGAACGAAACACCCCACAACAAGACACAAGTTCTAATATCAAGGATAAACGGAAAGAACGAAGAcaccatcatcaccaccataacattgatgaagatgacgatgaatacaatgaacaattgaaaagagCATTAAGGGAAAGTGCCCGAGAATCAGGGGTCAAATTAAGTGAATCAGAATCAAATGAAAGGGGCAATGGGAATTCAGTTAAAAGGGAGGACAATAAGAGTGATGGGAATAATAGTAGTGGCAGAGAAGGTTCAAGAGGTAATGGATCAAGGAAAAGAGAGACCAGTCGGAGAGAAAATGCCGATAATAGCGATTCAAAACGTCTTAAAGTTGAACAATCTGATCATCCTAGTGGTTCAGAGTTGAATGAGAATTCAGAACAAGAACTTGGGTCAGGAAGTGAGGGGTCTAGAAGTAAAAGAAGGGGTGTGGCTGGCGCTGGTGCAGGTGCTGGTAGTACGAAAACCACtaggaaaaagaagagtACACCACCAAGACTGTCcacaaacaataataataataacaacaaaaagCAAGATGATTCATCTAATGAAACCAATTCATTGGGACCAactaaagaagaattaattcaacaacCATCTAAACCACGTTATGtaaatgataaatcttCGATTTTTGAATTACGGAAAAGAACAATAGCAATATTAGAATGGCTTGGTCGTTCTCAAGTTGAACTTCAGGAAGAAAAGcaacaaaaattagaattattttcatttataagtgatgatgatgaaaaagaaggatcatcaaattcttctaaAGAAAATGCTAATGCTGATGCCCTTGCATTAAAAGAAACATTTGATGAGAATTTACTACTAATGGAACAACTTACAGAACGAATCTTAGCATGGCAAGATACATTTGGTAAATATGCTGTTTAGAGAAAAGTTTGTTTgctatttttctttttttttttagacATTCACATTCACATTCACATTTCACATTAATACTAAATAATTTAtgtaatattatttttcattgttaATAACCTATAATAACCTATAAGATATCACGTAGTTGAGTTTGTCTATTTATATGAGAATCTTCACTAGCCCGATGACTATGACCTGGTTCATCACTAAATTTCGTCACCATAGAATACAATTTCTGTAACCACATTTCACTATTCAATATGCCATCACCtccaataatcaaatttatccGTTTGTTACTCTCTGATAATTCATATATCAACCGACTTTCTTCATAAGTGACACCACCTTTGatataaataatgatatcTTGAACTGATTCATCACTTGCATGTACCCcatattgttgtttcacTTTATCTGGAACCAATGTTGCCAATCCCAAAGAACCATCTTGATGTGATTGTGGTTGTGGATTAATTAACCCTGCTAAAATCTCATTCAATCGAGGTGTATAttgtaaataaatattatcTGATACTGTATGTGATGGATTGTTTctattaaacaaattattaagatcaatttttttattggcgaaaatatttgttaatccttgattttgattttggttttgaagtttttgttgatcaattatGGAATTGGAACCAAATAATGTTTTGAACCGTTTAATTAGTTGGATTTGACTCGAGGAAGGTAATGGTTGAGTCAAAGTTGgatcattcaatttttgtaaaaataatgatacaTCATTAGGAGTGTTATACCTATAAGAATAAagtaaaatcaatttgattttatttatgGTAGATACTCGTTTGTTACTATTTGTGGTATTGTTCAAAACTAACAATACTCgttcttttaaattttgttgattatcTAACCCACAAGCAATTGCTTGTTGTAATTCACCAATATCCCATAAATCTTGTATAGtgatttgtttatcaatttcactgattaaattcaaatgagTTAAAACATTAgtagaaaattttttaaattcagGGAATTTtgtcaatatttttttcaattctgataaattagttgttttcaaattatcaattgacGATTGTTTAGTTtctgatttatatttttccacatatttttgaaatttgtcTGTCAAATCACCATAATTTAAATACATTGATTCCTTATAAAATggatcattttcatcagaAAGAATGATTTGTGAATTTTTGTTACCACTGTTGTTGCTATTGGTACTACTTTCATCTGATGTCATATGTACAATATTTTTCTCAATTGTTAAAAACTCATGAatcattgattgatatGTCCAAGGTGTAATCAAGGGGGTTATAGGATCATTTTTACGATCTAACAAAAGCAATAATGGAGGGGAATCGGAATAACgatttaaatcatcaaataaattattattggaattggaattgatttgatataAAAGTTCCGAACTCAATCgtttcaaatcaatagaATTGGATTCATATCTTATTATGggatttttcttcaacGCTAAAAGCAAACTAATCAATTTCTCACTTTCCAGTAATACAGGGTTAACATCTTGTTTCAGACTAATAGTATCAACAAGatataaattatcattaacaatttgataatcttGGAAAATTTCTATCACTTTGGTGATAACTTCATATTCATCAGCTTCAGCAATTGACtctaattgatttttatgaatacaattatttaaaaacaaCTTATATTGTCCATAATGAGGGTTATGCAATTCTTGACGCAAATCATTAACCGATTCTTGACATGgttttatataaataatacaatCTAAATGTTTCATCGAAGATAAGTCATGATAGTattgtaataattcaattaatataatattatttgcCAATAATTCAGATTGAGTATAACACATAGATATAATCGGTGTAGTATATTTGTCTAATAACAATACTCTTGGCTTAATTTTGGATGGTGGAGTAGAATTGTTAGACGACACACTTGTCGtggttgctgttgctgttgtatCATTCTGGACAAGGAATAGTTTGTCAAAATATGCctttttaatatttgataaattcaaaGCCATGCTGTGATTAGtttgaattaatgaattaatgaattgttGAACTGAACTGAATTAGATTAAGTTGTGATAATTAGAATTGCGTGgtttctttattttgtatGAGCTTTGTTATTTGGTGTGGGCAAAATCTGAAGAAAGTTGAATGTGGCGGTTATATGCagtattttgatttagAGACAGTGAGAGATTCAAATCAACTCATCCAATTCAATGATTAGGAAACTACAACCGTAGTTGAAGGCGTATAGTCATCTAGGGTtatgatttatttataagCCCACCTAATGCAGATTACTTTCAG includes:
- a CDS encoding uncharacterized protein (Ortholog of C. dubliniensis CD36 : Cd36_63740, C. parapsilosis CDC317 : CPAR2_503850, Pichia stipitis Pignal : PICST_32045 and Candida guilliermondii ATCC 6260 : PGUG_00070), which encodes MLLTILISLVVAIYIDLNQPNTTEISYYTTTSTNLVTPIVLTTLFNYNPKTIISINDTNSTIVPSDEILLTPNNKLSTITNLKYLELQYFNPIWQTSIIPLTPCITRQFISPNHKHIDSAPVGVILTHRTAIYSRLSLGTGFSLGEGILVNTTTLGLSLGSKITFKLTKQRMIDTTVGCYSYKDGLSARVFGYIPTLQVTPRARNILYSRKKKRVVIDHAWQELKPKKIMTDSKVRTLCDVGTSEELQCNTKTGKHIDQYGNSLIWNHR
- a CDS encoding uncharacterized protein (Ortholog(s) have methylated histone binding, transcription factor binding activity); its protein translation is MSRKSGRRGYNSDTSTASNRGSGSREPREEEIVDLEEEEEEEEDLIEEEGGEDEEDEITRCICGQDELTNDSINPELSTFLKRTYKIEIDQGLFIQCEKCSVWQHGYCVGLFESHDVPDEYWCESCKPEFHILVNNDGYSKRTLYKPVNDKRKKLEQMTFKNNETSHSTRRRGGKNERNTPQQDTSSNIKDKRKERRHHHHHHNIDEDDDEYNEQLKRALRESARESGVKLSESESNERGNGNSVKREDNKSDGNNSSGREGSRGNGSRKRETSRRENADNSDSKRLKVEQSDHPSGSELNENSEQELGSGSEGSRSKRRGVAGAGAGAGSTKTTRKKKSTPPRSSTNNNNNNNKKQDDSSNETNSLGPTKEELIQQPSKPRYVNDKSSIFELRKRTIAILEWLGRSQVELQEEKQQKLELFSFISDDDEKEGSSNSSKENANADALALKETFDENLLLMEQLTERILAWQDTFGKYAV
- a CDS encoding uncharacterized protein (Ortholog(s) have SNARE binding, unfolded protein binding activity) — protein: MALNLSNIKKAYFDKLFLVQNDTTATATTTSVSSNNSTPPSKIKPRVLLLDKYTTPIISMCYTQSELLANNIILIELLQYYHDLSSMKHLDCIIYIKPCQESVNDLRQELHNPHYGQYKLFLNNCIHKNQLESIAEADEYEVITKVIEIFQDYQIVNDNLYLVDTISSKQDVNPVLSESEKLISLLLALKKNPIIRYESNSIDLKRLSSELLYQINSNSNNNLFDDLNRYSDSPPLLLLLDRKNDPITPLITPWTYQSMIHEFLTIEKNIVHMTSDESSTNSNNSGNKNSQIILSDENDPFYKESMYLNYGDLTDKFQKYVEKYKSETKQSSIDNLKTTNLSELKKILTKFPEFKKFSTNVLTHLNLISEIDKQITIQDLWDIGELQQAIACGLDNQQNLKERVLLVLNNTTNSNKRVSTINKIKLILLYSYRYNTPNDVSLFLQKLNDPTLTQPLPSSSQIQLIKRFKTLFGSNSIIDQQKLQNQNQNQGLTNIFANKKIDLNNLFNRNNPSHTVSDNIYLQYTPRLNEILAGLINPQPQSHQDGSLGLATLVPDKVKQQYGVHASDESVQDIIIYIKGGVTYEESRLIYELSESNKRINLIIGGDGILNSEMWLQKLYSMVTKFSDEPGHSHRASEDSHINRQTQLRDIL